Below is a genomic region from Fusobacterium canifelinum.
AAATAATTAGCTATAAATTTCTCAGAAATCATCTGTGCTTCATTAGAAATACTAACTTTTAAAATATTTTCAAAAGAATATTTTTCCATTAAACTTCTATCTACTTTTTCAAAGACAGTCCAATATTCAGTTTTATTAGGTCTTTTATGTGATATTCTTTTTGCAGCAGCTAATTCATTAGAACGAATTTTTGCAGCTTTTATTAAAGTATTATCAATTCTAACATCAGAAGATAAACCTAACTTAGCTCTTTCTTTATTCAATCTTTCAACAAAATATTGATTTACCTTTTCTACATTAACAAATTTCTCAATTTGTTTAAATTCTTTTGGGCTGTAAAAATTAGACTTGTCTTTATGGTAATGATATTTTTCAACAGCCATTTTATATAA
It encodes:
- a CDS encoding CAP domain-containing protein, producing the protein MKKFFKIFIVLTFIFNTLTTYSIDIKKKYSDKYMIDLHTWLPNTFEELKAINEDELYKMAVEKYHYHKDKSNFYSPKEFKQIEKFVNVEKVNQYFVERLNKERAKLGLSSDVRIDNTLIKAAKIRSNELAAAKRISHKRPNKTEYWTVFEKVDRSLMEKYSFENILKVSISNEAQMISEKFIANYFFDSWKESPEHWEFMIDPELRKIGVNFSFGSSDDANFLVQINYGVLFGMR